CAAGTCCTATTAGAACTGAAATTAATCTTCCATCAGAGGATGAACGACAACATACTGAGAAGTGTATTGAAATGGAAACCTCAAAAATAGAAGTTGATCAGGTTGCTGTTTCCAACGATAATTGTGATTTGGAGACAAAATCTGCCAAGGAGGACATAGAAGTTAAACCGTGTACTGAAGAACATACGCATACGAGCAAGAGTACTGAAGAACACACACAGATGACCAAGAGTAGTAATAATTTACTTAGTGTCTGGAGGTTTGAGCATGTTCCCAAGAAAACCCGCTCTTCATTGGCAAATAGAGTTCTGAAGGTTTTTGATAATGCAGTCATCAAAGATGAGAACGCCCGTGAGATGGAGCTTCCTAAGGATACTCAAATGCATTCAGAACTGAACCATGTGGATGTTTCGGCAGGTGTAATTTCATCTCCTCATAGTCATGATGCAAGAAACCTTGATTCTGGCAAGTCGGAACCTCTTGATTTGGAGGAAGAATCACGTTCTTCTCAAGTCATTAAGCAAGTAAATGAGACGGATTCCTCGTCTCTTGGAGACAGCATGGTAATAAAGGAGGACGAAACAATTGGGGATTTACGTGGATTTGAAAGTTGCAATTCTATTAACTTGGAAAGAGGAGAGAAACGACCATTAGAGCATAATGATGATTGTATAGGGAGAAGTAAGAAACCTAGAGAATTGGTTTCATCTATGTGTTCTCTGTCAGATGCTATTCTGTACCATTCTAATTCCATGGAAGACTGGTCGAATTCACAGGAACCAGGGACTTCGCATGGCGAGGGAGTGCTATTGTCATTAGATGAGAAGAAGTTGGTTGACATTCCTCTGGTTACCAAGAGTGATGTGGAGTCAGGCACTGACTTTACAGGAAAACAACTTTTTCCAGGCTCCTTGAAAACTTGTGACCTCAATCTTTTGGAAGCTTCTGTTGTGAATGAGACTCAAAATGCTGATCCTGTTAATATCTTCCCAGGGATAACTGGAAGTGTAAAAGAAGAAGCACCAGTTGATATTGATCTGACCATGAGCAGTAACTGCAATACAGCTAGTCAATATGCTAAATCTGCCTTTGATCATATTGACATTGAGGTGATTGATTTGGATAATGATTCTGAACAAGAAGACAAGGCTTTGAATAATCCAGAGACAAGGTAAGGTTATAACATtaatatatttgtctttttaatATGTCTTTGCATCTTTCGTTGTTTCAGTCTAAGTTGGTAAAACACTGGTCCATGGTTCATCATTGATATGACTGTTTTCTTTAGTTTTCCATAAACATGTTCTAGGTGAATCATATTGCTTGCCTAGATTCTCCTCTAATTTTGGGATGTCATACACAGGTCTGAAGTTGAATTTACTGGATCAGATGGTTTTTCTAATAACCCCCATGGTACCGACGATACTACTGATGTTCAGGATGGTTATGGACTGATGATATCAGAATTGCTTGGGAATGATATACCAAGCTGTTCTTCTGTACCAGAAAATATGAATTCTTTTCACAATGATATGGGCCTGCATAATGGAGAGGTACTAGTgccataattttcataatttgtcTTTTGGCTGttatttattgaattggttCAATATGTTACTTTTACTATTGTTGTTTTCTCTGCTTTCACTTGCAGCTGAGAACGACATAACTCTTGATGAATGTTTTTCACCATtgaatactattattttttttcttcagggAGTGCTTGGAGATGATGATTCAATATATATGTCTTTGGGAGAAATACCGATAAGTATGCTAAAGATCTTTTCTCATGCACTTGAATTCGATATTACTAATTGAGGTTTTTTTTGGAGGAAAATCCTGTGCATGTATGGAAACATGATTGCTCCATGATCCATCCTATATTATGCATTCACTAATGGTTTCACCAATTTCTTGTTCTGATTACTGTGCACATTAATGTTATGCTATTCATTTGGTCTCTAATTGTTCTACACATATTATAAATCCTTTTTCTTTGGTGTGATGGTCCATAAGATGTGTCCCATTGCCAATTAAATGTCTTACTGTCAGAAGCTCTACATTCTCTGAACAGTATCATAAATTTTGTACAAAAAAATAGTCCAAAAAAAAGAGGGGGGAACTGATTGATGATTATAGGACAGGTAAGCGATAAGGAAATCCATGGTGATGAGAGTGACCTTAGGTTTTCGAAATGAGGATGTGTTTCGCTGAATAACGTGTAGTTTGGCTTGGTCAGCTCATTGATATTCTGCTCCACAGTCATAGGCATGTGCAATAATATGTTCGACGTCCCTGTATATTTGTGCACATGTATGCGTGCTTCTCTGTTTTGTAGATAAATCTCAGATGCTATAAGTGTCTTTGTTCTCTAAGTGTATGCTTAATATATTTGTGTAGGCTTTCTGACGACCTGGGAGCAGCAGACACAAGAATTCGGCAAGCCATTTTAAGCTACAACCTTTCCaggttttcatgaaatataatatacaataatcATCTGTATGGCTAAATTTAGCTGTCAAAGATTAGCTTTATGCTACAGTAACTTCGTGTATATTTCATGACTTGTGTAAGATCCTCACTTCCAGCTGATGAAAGTACTGTTCGCGCACCCCCTTCCTCGTCTCTTGAAGGGAGGTAGTCAAATGTATTTTCTTTACTCCATTTCTGTTTCACTCGTTTTTTCTGTCATAATTTGTCCTCTCTTGAATAAAAGTTTAGCAGTTCTCTGAGTCTCTGTTGTCTGTATAATTGCTTGTAAGTAATATGTGACATCAGAGAGTGCCTAGGGAACGAGATCACTTAAAGGCAACAATGGTCACAAAGATGGACTGGCTTGGCAGGAAAACGATTCATCGTTATTTCTATTTCACGattacaaaaagaataaagaatatATTGCTTGCTCAAATAATTACACAATGTTTTTTTCCCCTGATATCCCAGAACAAATTAAAGAATAGAAAAGAAAACCAAGATAATATTACAGACAACATTCATAGATTTGATCCTTTAGAACCTTGAATGTTTGCATTCAGGAGAAAGGCCTTGAGAGAACCTTTTAGCATCAGCACAGTAATTGTAGATCATGTATTTCTGCTGAACCCATCGAAGCCTATTTCTGTCATTACCGTTCAGTTCTTGAGTTTGCCATGCCTGATCATTGTTTACTGAATTAGTCTTAGAGCCTCCACAGGACGAAGTAGGCGATGCAGCTGACCAAACACAAGCATTTGTGTTGAAATTCCTGTAAGAAGCTGTAAACGGAGCCATTGACCAATCCGTCTTCACTCGCCCTCCTTGTGTTGCCCAGTCATCAGCATTCCATAAACTGGCATAAACTCTCATTGCTTGGTTCTTTGGGAATGCAACACCAAGCTTTTCGTGGTTGTTGAATACTCTTATTGGGATATTATCCACCAAAAATCTGGGcagttagaaaaagaaaaatcccCCAAATGTCAGACATAAACACCAAGTAAGTTGTTTTTAGACTTCAATTAAAGTTCAATTAGTAACATACATGATGCGTTGAGAGTTCCAAACAATAGAGTAGGTGTGGAACGATGAGGTGGGATCAAACCATAGGCGAAACTGTTGCTCTTTGTTGCCTTTTCCTTGAGAGTAGA
This portion of the Solanum pennellii chromosome 12, SPENNV200 genome encodes:
- the LOC107007648 gene encoding xyloglucan endotransglucosylase/hydrolase protein 22-like, translated to MLLQQLSVLALLLLLCPVWAENFYQDATVTFGDQRAQIQDGGRLLALSLDKISGSGFQSKNEYLFGRFDMQLKLVPGNSAGTVTTFYLSSQGAGHDEIDFEFLGNSSGQPYTVHTNVYSQGKGNKEQQFRLWFDPTSSFHTYSIVWNSQRIIFLVDNIPIRVFNNHEKLGVAFPKNQAMRVYASLWNADDWATQGGRVKTDWSMAPFTASYRNFNTNACVWSAASPTSSCGGSKTNSVNNDQAWQTQELNGNDRNRLRWVQQKYMIYNYCADAKRFSQGLSPECKHSRF
- the LOC107007646 gene encoding uncharacterized protein At4g26450-like, with the translated sequence MHARYRGPVNGNRSSSMGVGASPERFARGRGEYRNYSRGRGQSKQFGLPHGNEIFMEAGRLAAEYLVSKGVLHPSALAGKYQNGSLKNSVGEFQGFRSQEADFMGVPVEGRISAIPRLGSATGDVGHGRKRFPEEYNSMSSRSFVRESRRNETARNYGSEFDRELGRVGSWNRVRNSPDVDAQDNAFSGNRAEQKVAKNSDAVLQNSPPRKIDLVIESSGDSLIDSESAGQNKAGDDAGKKASPIRTEINLPSEDERQHTEKCIEMETSKIEVDQVAVSNDNCDLETKSAKEDIEVKPCTEEHTHTSKSTEEHTQMTKSSNNLLSVWRFEHVPKKTRSSLANRVLKVFDNAVIKDENAREMELPKDTQMHSELNHVDVSAGVISSPHSHDARNLDSGKSEPLDLEEESRSSQVIKQVNETDSSSLGDSMVIKEDETIGDLRGFESCNSINLERGEKRPLEHNDDCIGRSKKPRELVSSMCSLSDAILYHSNSMEDWSNSQEPGTSHGEGVLLSLDEKKLVDIPLVTKSDVESGTDFTGKQLFPGSLKTCDLNLLEASVVNETQNADPVNIFPGITGSVKEEAPVDIDLTMSSNCNTASQYAKSAFDHIDIEVIDLDNDSEQEDKALNNPETRSEVEFTGSDGFSNNPHGTDDTTDVQDGYGLMISELLGNDIPSCSSVPENMNSFHNDMGLHNGEGVLGDDDSIYMSLGEIPISFLTTWEQQTQEFGKPF